In Mytilus trossulus isolate FHL-02 chromosome 6, PNRI_Mtr1.1.1.hap1, whole genome shotgun sequence, a single window of DNA contains:
- the LOC134722965 gene encoding kelch-like protein 20, with protein sequence MSAAGKKYDNKDTDLVPEVKRLKSSFEKQDISLVVGGKRLYINKAELMEKSPVFKTMFTADFKEKNALEIQLPDKDLHHFLMFLRCTLDGYDDSINDLNVHFIIPIAHEYQVKQTLDKADLFLSNHYVNRNLGGNACKDIVNGIIEAEKYDLTQTLNTLIDFASRKKFAYISQASDFNAISKRVLHKISMARWQKDIDGNTGKQCTASNGSYEVRN encoded by the exons ATGTCAGCTGCAGGAAAAAAATACGACAATAAGGACACAGACTTAGTGCCTGAAGTAAAACGACTGAAATCTAGCTTTGAAAAGCAAGACATATCACTTGTTGTCGGTGGAAAAAGACTGTACATTAACAAAGCTGAACTAATGGAGAAGTCGccagtttttaaaacaatgtttaccgcagattttaaggaaaaaaatgcACTTGAAATACAACTGCCTGATAAAGATTTGCATCATTTCTTGATGTTTCTAAGGTGCACCCTTGACGGGTATGATGATTCTATCAACG aCTTGAATGTTCACTTTATCATTCCAATAGCGCACGAATACCAAGTGAAGCAAACTTTAGATAAAGCTGATTTGTTCCTGTCAAATCATTACGTAAACCGAAATTTGGGTGGAAATGCATGTAAAGATATAGTTAATGGCATTATCGAAGCTGAAAAATACGATCTCACTCAAACTTTGAACACTTTGATAGACTTTgcatcaagaaaaaaatttgcttATATTTCTCAGGCAAGTGATTTCAAtgcaatttcaaaaagagtttTACATAAAATATCGATGGCGAGATGGCAGAAGGATATTGATGGTAATACTGGTAAACAATGTACAGCATCAAATGGTTCATACGAAGTTCGAAACTag